A stretch of Deinococcus sedimenti DNA encodes these proteins:
- a CDS encoding replication-associated recombination protein A, giving the protein MTLFDPPAPLAERLRPRTVAEVVGQTHLLGPGKPLTRVLGSGRLGSLILWGPPGVGKTTLARLLAGEVGAHFIPLSAVTAGVKDVREAVTEAERLRGRGQKTILFLDEIHRFNKAQQDALLPHVESGLLTLIGATTENPSFEVNPALRSRARTLVLEALKPEEVRGLLDRALTDPRGLSGVTAEDGALDLLARLAEGDARRALSTLEVASTLSNPVTPDAITEAFGRHLPQMDKNGEDFYNLISALHKSVRGSHVDGALYWLARMVEGGADPLYVARRVVRMAAEDIGLADPQALRLCIAARDTVEFLGSPEGDLALAQAVVYLALAPKSNSVYVAWKNALNAVRDGEGLPIPLHLRNAPTALMRQQGYGKGYAYYFDDPEGSFAQNYLPDGVQLGLYAPTGEGWEARVADRWRKLRDAHGDGGEE; this is encoded by the coding sequence GTGACGCTGTTCGACCCGCCCGCTCCCCTCGCCGAACGCCTGCGGCCCCGCACGGTCGCGGAGGTCGTGGGTCAGACGCACCTGCTCGGCCCTGGCAAACCCCTGACGCGCGTGCTGGGGTCCGGGCGGCTGGGCAGCCTGATCCTGTGGGGGCCGCCCGGCGTGGGCAAGACCACCCTCGCGCGCCTGCTGGCCGGGGAGGTCGGCGCGCACTTCATCCCCCTGTCGGCGGTGACGGCGGGCGTGAAGGACGTCCGGGAGGCGGTCACGGAAGCCGAACGCCTGCGCGGACGTGGACAGAAGACCATCCTCTTCCTCGACGAGATCCACCGGTTCAACAAGGCGCAGCAGGACGCGCTGCTCCCGCACGTCGAATCGGGCCTGCTGACCCTGATCGGCGCGACCACCGAGAACCCCAGCTTCGAGGTGAACCCCGCCCTGCGCTCCCGCGCCCGCACGCTGGTCCTCGAAGCCCTCAAGCCGGAGGAGGTGCGCGGCCTGCTGGACCGCGCCCTGACCGACCCGCGCGGCCTGAGCGGCGTGACTGCCGAGGACGGGGCGCTGGACCTCCTCGCCCGCCTCGCGGAAGGGGACGCCCGCCGCGCCCTGAGCACTCTGGAAGTCGCCAGCACCCTGAGTAACCCCGTCACGCCGGACGCGATCACCGAGGCGTTCGGGCGGCACCTGCCGCAGATGGACAAGAACGGCGAGGACTTCTACAACCTCATCAGCGCCCTGCACAAGAGCGTGCGCGGCAGCCACGTCGACGGCGCGCTGTACTGGCTGGCCCGCATGGTCGAAGGCGGCGCCGACCCCCTGTACGTCGCGCGGCGCGTGGTCCGCATGGCGGCCGAGGACATCGGGCTCGCCGACCCGCAGGCGCTGCGCCTCTGTATCGCGGCGCGCGACACCGTGGAATTCCTCGGCAGCCCTGAAGGCGACCTCGCCCTCGCGCAGGCCGTCGTGTACCTCGCGCTGGCCCCCAAGAGCAACTCCGTGTACGTGGCGTGGAAGAACGCCCTGAACGCCGTCCGCGACGGGGAAGGCCTCCCGATTCCGCTGCATTTGCGCAACGCCCCCACCGCACTCATGCGCCAGCAGGGCTACGGCAAGGGCTACGCGTACTACTTCGACGACCCCGAAGGCTCATTCGCCCAGAACTACCTCCCGGACGGCGTGCAACTGGGGCTCTACGCCCCCACCGGTGAAGGCTGGGAAGCCCGCGTCGCCGACCGCTGGCGCAAACTCCGGGACGCCCACGGCGACGGGGGAGAGGAGTAG